In one Candidatus Delongbacteria bacterium genomic region, the following are encoded:
- a CDS encoding radical SAM protein, translating into MITFGPIPSRRLGRSLGINNIQSKSCSFSCVYCQAGRTDSLDVERRTYFDPAYVIDQVEARVAQLKEQGEVVNHLSIVPEGEPTLDLNLGLIIKGLKPLGVPIAVISNASLLWMDDVFEELALADWVSLKVDSTRSSVWHAINRPRRSLDLDIILSGMLSFAAQYKGHLVSETMVIKDINDNEEDFLSLASFLGELQPKTAYINLPTRPPAERTIATPSENVVNRSWHILRSAVDHVEYLLGEEGNSFSSTGDLREDLLSITAVHPMRLEAVRELVRKTGSEWVVVEELLAKGYLSTCDYRGEVYYLRKL; encoded by the coding sequence ATGATCACTTTCGGCCCCATCCCCTCGCGCCGTCTCGGGCGCAGCCTTGGCATCAACAACATCCAGTCCAAGTCCTGCAGTTTCAGCTGTGTCTACTGCCAGGCGGGACGCACGGACTCGCTGGATGTGGAACGCCGTACCTATTTCGATCCGGCCTACGTGATCGACCAGGTGGAAGCCCGGGTGGCGCAGCTGAAGGAACAGGGCGAGGTGGTGAACCATCTCTCGATCGTTCCCGAAGGCGAGCCCACCCTGGACCTGAATCTGGGACTGATCATCAAGGGCCTGAAACCCCTGGGCGTGCCCATTGCCGTCATCAGCAACGCCTCGCTGCTCTGGATGGACGACGTGTTCGAGGAGCTGGCCCTGGCCGACTGGGTGTCGCTCAAGGTGGATTCCACGCGCTCCAGTGTCTGGCACGCCATCAACCGCCCGCGCCGAAGCCTGGACCTGGACATCATCCTCAGCGGCATGCTCAGTTTCGCCGCCCAGTACAAGGGACATCTGGTCAGCGAGACGATGGTCATCAAGGACATCAACGACAACGAGGAGGACTTCCTCTCGCTGGCGTCCTTCCTGGGTGAGCTGCAGCCGAAGACCGCTTACATCAACCTGCCCACCCGTCCGCCCGCCGAACGCACCATCGCCACACCGTCCGAGAACGTGGTGAATCGCTCCTGGCATATCCTGCGCAGCGCAGTGGACCATGTGGAGTACCTGCTGGGCGAGGAAGGCAATTCCTTCTCGAGCACGGGCGACCTGCGTGAAGACCTGCTGAGCATCACGGCCGTGCACCCCATGCGCCTCGAAGCGGTGCGTGAACTGGTGCGCAAGACGGGTTCGGAGTGGGTGGTGGTCGAGGAGTTGCTGGCCAAGGGCTACCTCAGCACCTGCGACTATCGTGGCGAGGTGTACTACTTGAGAAAGCTCTGA